The sequence ACAAGCAGAGTGGGGAGCTCGTCGCAGTCAAATACATCGAGCGGGGTGAGAAGGTCCATGATTCCCCTTTTCGTTTGTATTGCTTCAATCCTTCTGACATGATGAAATTCATGGTTTTTGAGGAAAAATAGTGAAATTTAGTTTAGGAGGTATATGTCtttatattttgtgtatttGTGCAAATTTACGAGCTTTGCAGTGTTTTGAGTTAATTTTGAAGTAATTTTTGGGTTGAGCTTGAATTGTTTAACTTGCAATTGCTATTTAGCAGCTTCAGAGGCTTAGAAGCTATGATTTTTTTCCCCTGAGCTTGTTTCAAGAATGGATAATCTGTTGCTTATGAATTGCATTATGATTGTATGTAgatttttcatattgatttgaACGAACTGATAGGTtgtctgcaatttttgaatGCTTATGTACATAAAACTTTTGAATAAATCCTAGCAAGTTAGTTCTTTTATTTGtctattaaaatgaattttttctaTATCTTTTTTGATTGATAAGGTTGTGGTTTATTTCAGCTCATTAATCTGTTTTAACATTTGATAGTGTGTAGAAAGATGATTTTCATCATATCATCTTTTGAACAGATTGATGAGCATGTGAAGCGAGAGATTATTAACCACAGATTATTGAAGCACCTGAATATTATTAGGTTCAAAGAGGTGAAGATTATAAGACCGAgtaattacttatattttgtGAATAGGCAATGCATTTTCAGTTGACTATTCAACTTATAATCTATTTGTAGGTTGTTTTAACTCCTACCCATCTGGCAATTGTTATGGAATATGCTTCTGGTGGAGAGCTTTTCAAGCGCATATGCAATGCTGCTTCAGTGAGGATGAGGTATTGTACTTGACCGGCATATTTTCCTTGCACTTTCAGACTTTCTCTACTTGTTTGACGACTAACGTTGTGTCTTTCTCTTTGCCCGGAAGGCCCGCTTCTTTTTCCAACAACTTATATCAGGTGTTAGCTATATTCATTCAATGGTATGCAACATGAGACTCCCACTGCAGTTGTTTGGCTTGAATTTTCTAGATCATTGAATTATTCTCTATGTTTCCGCCGTCAAGCAAGTTTGTCATCGAGATCTAAAGCTGGAGAATACCTTGCTGGATGGAAGTGATGCTCCTCGCTTAAAGATATGTGATTTTGGCTATTCCAAGGTATGTTTAGCCCTTGTCGACTCTATAAGTTAGCTAGTGGTAAATGATTGACTGTGACTCAACTCATTTAACATAAAGACTCCATAAATTCAATTGTTCGCTTTGTGGGCTAGTATTATATATCTAGCTAATTCTAAGTCCCTACTTTTTCAGTCATCAGTGCTGGATTCTCAACCGAATTCCACTGTTGGAACTCCTGCATATGTTGCCCCTGAAGTTCTAAAGAAGAAGCCATATGATGGCAAGGTATTCGCAATTCTAGTTTGAGAATGACCAGTATACTGCTTTATTTGAGTATATATACTTTAACATTATATTCTGATCTGATTTAACATTTTTGACGTACTAATTCACTTGTCTGGTGATAAGTGGAAATATGTGCAGGCAGAATATTTCAGGTTCATGATGGGTAGTTTCAGGCtccattttttcctttttctttttattgtatagaaaaggaaaaaaatgaatcaagATGAACATTTTTTTAGAGGCTTGTTAGGCAGTATGCGTGCTTATTTCCAGGGCTGCGGTTATCTTGACCTTTCTTCACTTTGAAGATGGGTTTGAGAAGTAATTGGAGTTCAGCTGTGCCTAACTGGGAGGTGTTCTTTCTGCTTAATGAAGGTGGTCTAAAGGTCTAAAACCAAGATGATGAGGTAGATGGAAGGGAATAATGGCAATGCATTATAGTGGCTCTtaggattatatatatttgcttgttTTAGTATAAAGAAGTTTTGGTGTGATCATATGGATCCGCTTTGTTCTATAATGATTGTTATGTTCACACTTCACACTAAAACTTCTCTATACTAGCATAGGTATATAACATCAAAAGCATCTTGACTGCTGCTACACTTTTGTTGGCATTATCTCCTTCCATCTTCTTCTACTCATCATCTCACTTTTAGACACTTAAAATCAAAGTCACTGTTGTTCTTTATGAGAAGCTAATCTTGTTCTGCCCtgaacctaattttttttatttgtttaccaTGTGTACATGCAACTGCAATATGATGCTCTGTTTTGACTTTTCTCCTCTCCGTTACCTAGCAGAATTGACAAGGCTCTATGTGAACTAAATAGAATTTATGTATTAcagttataatttttgtttgttaacAATTTCTCACTTTGATATGTGCCTTGAATATCAAAAGATTGCTGATGTGTGGTCATATGGAGTGACTCTGTAAGTGATGCTAGTTGGTGCATATCCTTTCGAGGACCCAGAAGATCCTAAAAACTGTTTACACTTTGATATGTGCCTTGAATATCATACACTTTGATATGTGCCTTGAATATCAAAAGATTGCTTGTTTTAGTATAAAGAAGTTTTGTTGTGATCATATGGATCTGCTTTGTTCAATAATGATTGTTATGTTCACACTTCACGCTAAAACTTCTCTATACTAGCATAGGTATATAACATCAAAAGCATCTTGACTGCTCCTGCACTTTTGTTGTCATTATCTGCTTCCATCTTCTACTCATCATCTCACTTTTAGACACTTAAAATCAAAGTCAAAGTTGTTCTTTATGAGAAGCTAATCTTGTTTCTGCCCttaacccaatttttttaatttgtttaccATGCGTACATGCAACTGCAGTATGATGCTCTGTTTTGACTTTTCTCCTCTCCGTTACCTAGCAGAATTGACTAGGTTCTATGTGAACTAAGTAGAATTTATGTATTAcagtaataatttttgtttgttcacAATTTCTCACTTTGATATGTGCCTTGAATATCAAAAGATTGCTGATGTGTGGCCATGTGGAGTGACTCTGTATGTGATGCTAGTCGGTGCATATCCTTTCGAGGATCCAGAAGATCCTAAAAACTGGTTTAAGGCTATAGAGGTGGAAATTAGtttcttattgttttattaCAGTGTTTATCAGATTATTTGATCAAATTCTCTTCTGTAACAGAGAATTTTGGCTGTCAAATATTCTATTCCAGACTACGTTCACATATCGCATGGGTGCCGACACCTAATCTCAAGGATTTTTATTGCCAATCCTGCAAAGgtacattctatttcttatgtgtttatatttttgcaaGCCTGAGGGTGAAGTTGCTGTGAGTTCTAATCTATTGCCCGGCCATTTACAAATGTAGTCATGGATTAAATTGGCATGGATGAgttgttttatataaaaataatgggaAGACCTCAGGCATGATATTAATGCATTAACTGATCCAATACCTGCCCACCTGGACAGACAGAGGCATAGGAGctatatttctttgttttgattgcGAGTAATGGACTAAAATATGCTGTTTAGATTAAACAGGTTTCctcaaagtaaaagaaaaaaaaagggggggcACATCAATTACCTCCAAATTCATATTGttattagaaatttttaatGAACTGGATGAGTAATTAGTATTAAGGCTATGATTGTAggttttcttttagttttggtATGGAATGAATCTACGATGCTTCAGCTTTGATAGTCTGTTTTAACTAAATATTATCAAGCAGATAAGATAAACCCGTAACCCTGTATTTTCCATCAAGGAATAGTGATATGGAGAATCTTTATCTTTTAAGTAGAGCTTCATTTTGTTTATTCCAACATCTACTGTTGCCATAACCCATTGTAATCTTAATGTGAATACGCAGAGGATAACAATGAATGAGATTCGCAACCATGAATGGTTCCTGAAGAATCTTCCAGCAGAATTGATGGATGAGAACATGTCGAGTGACCAATACGAGGAGCCTGATCAACCAATGCAAAGCATTGACCAGATAATGCagatcattgaagaagcaacccCCTCCAGCTGCTACCCATACTTTCGGTTATGAGCTCGATCTTGAAGACGACATGGAGGATTTGGACTCTGACCATGATCTTGATGTGGAGACCAGTGGGGAAGTGGTGTTTGCCACGTAATTTTTCGTGCTTTCTGTGTACCTTACTGGAATTTAGCCTTAGTAGCAGAGTTTTGGAGAAACTGAGCTTGTTTTGAACTGAAGATACATGTATAGAAACAACTCTTGTTACTCATACTATCCCCTTTGTCATCTTGGAGTAAACAGTACATCTACCATGTATTGTATGCATTGAGGTCATTTTATTGTGATACACggtttaaaaaagaaaaaaaatgcccAATTCTGATAACCGCATAGGTTCATTGTTTCTCAACATTATACCAATTATGGTAGCTTTGAATGATAGATTTGAACAGGAAATAAACATTTATGTAACAGTCTGTACTGAAGTTCACAGATATAAAAAGGGGACAATTTTCAGAGGTATCTGGTTGgaatgatttcatttattttgattgGAAGGGAAGCCACCATGCAAGACCTCTATCCGCATCCGTGTTCACAACCTCCAGTGTGTTATCCAGCACCGTCGCGACTATCATTGCCACAGTCGGAGCAGATGAGAAAACAGTGTTTAGTATCTCATCGAACTGCAAATCCATAACAGATGATTAAAACACATTATCTGAGCTCAATTCTTACAGTATTTAGTTTTACTTACCCATCCAGCATTGGTCTTGACAGGTCCATGATGCAGTGAACTCATTGAAATATTGCGGGACTGACATGCCGAGGAAGAGCGAGAGACCGATAATGTATAGGTTTCTCATTGAGTTGTTGTTTGAGAACTGAATAAATGAGATTACAACAGCAGCTGCAATTTTGAATGGCAATGAGGCAAAAATAAGCCAACCATGCCGAAGATAAGTAATGCTTTCGAATCACTCAGTGTCAACTCACCAACAATGCCGAAGAGAACACAGTACATGGCAGCAAATATTGGAAAAGGGATTGAAGCGAAGAAAGCGCCAAACTTCCCTGAAAATACAGAGAAATTTTCCAGGCATCAGGTTAATGTACTATTTATTCTGTTTTGGAGTTAAAAATAACATACCaaagattgagaaaaatatcataaaaccGGATGATATCTGCACAACTCTTCGACTTCCTACTCGAGTCAATCCAAGAAGTCCTGCATTTTCACTGCACAATCACTCCATTTACTCAGCAAGCAGTCATTGGAATACTTGACAAAATGAAAAGGAAGTgatacataaaaaaaacttgcCCATTTCAGATTAGAGTTCATAATTGCCTTACACTGATGCAGTTGAACCAGCAGCAGCACCGAATATTCCTTCGAGCAGCATTCCGACACCCTGTTTCAGCCATTGTTAGCATCTAAGCACAACTTTGGAGAGCTCAATCATTAAGTGATACAACTGAACTAAGTCTCGACAAACCTGCAGACCAATGCTTCGGGTAAGAACATGAGCAGGTGGTGGTGTTGCACCGGCTAGGCGCGCTGCCGCGTAATATGTTCCGCTTGACTGCAATGGCATGTAATGGTTAAGACTGCACATAACTAGATAGGTAAACTGATTAAACTATTTCATTGTACCTCAACAGCTGCAACAAGTGTTGCACCCATCATTCCGAATACATGGCTTGCGCTAAATATCGGCGCACCCCACTGAAATGGGTATGGAATTTTTATCCTGGATGATTGAAATGAAGTATGGTGTTTATTTTCCAGCTAGGAACAACAATTAGTATGAAGTTTGAACAGATAAGTAGTTCTTACCATGGAGCAGATGACATAAGGTATGTTCGATCGGTACGGCAATGAATCTTTGTCTTCTCAGGGACATTGTTGTATGCGCCACCGACAGTAAGGATCGCCGCAAAAGACCACACCACGACAATGCAGAGAAGTAACGCGAACCTCTCAAACATTAATTGTGTCCTCTCATGGATGTTCTTCATATACTGCAATAgaaaatgtgtatatatataaattcatgtCCTTGCaatataaatatcatttatGTATGGAATTGTTTAGCAGTATGTTACTTGTTGGATGATAACCAATATTATTAACATCGGCAATCCAATCTCCACACATTTTCCAACCTGATtctcaaataaagaaaacattaaaagatACTCGAAACGAAAGTAATTGTTAAAGAGTTGCTAATAGATATCTAGATTTACCTGAGGGAAACCGCGCTCAAACTGGCCAAGACCGACGACACAAACAACGGGAACGATAACAACAGGACTAAAGAATCTGAAAATTCATCCGTTaaactaaaacattaattacaaatacaatGGTTAAagatttaagaaaaatttaaagctAATGAGAAGAAGCACCTTGAGTAGTTACCCCATGCTTTGGTATATCCGATAACAATATTAAGGCATGAAGAAATGATTAAAGCTCCTTGAATAGCTCGCATGGTATGAACAAATCTCTGCAATCTCCCTGAAAGTTTGATCAGCACTGAATTGCACAAATGAACTTAAATTacaacacaaacacaaagaATGCAATCGGCGCAATCACACCGATTGTTATCAAGCAACATTACCTCGTGCTCATCGTCAAAAGGTCGCAAGGTGAAGTCTCGGATTATAGATATCACAGGGATGATAAAT comes from Dioscorea cayenensis subsp. rotundata cultivar TDr96_F1 chromosome 15, TDr96_F1_v2_PseudoChromosome.rev07_lg8_w22 25.fasta, whole genome shotgun sequence and encodes:
- the LOC120276686 gene encoding LOW QUALITY PROTEIN: nucleobase-ascorbate transporter 3-like (The sequence of the model RefSeq protein was modified relative to this genomic sequence to represent the inferred CDS: inserted 2 bases in 1 codon), with the translated sequence MVETSTTAHPPVQPPPPLRPPVAGGGPVHPPLEQLHHLHFCIHSNPSWHEAIILGFQHYIVMLGTAVMLATVLVPQMGGNHGDKARTIQTMLFMTGVNTLLQTFIGTRLPTVMSPSFAFIIPVISIIRDFTLRPFDDEHERFVHTMRAIQGALIISSCLNIVIGYTKAWGNYSRFFSPVVIVPVVCVVGLGQFERGFPQVGKCVEIGLPMLIILVIIQQYMKNIHERTQLMFERFALLLCIVVVWSFAAILTVGGAYNNVPEKTKIHCRTDRTYLMSSAPWIKIPYPFQWGAPIFSASHVFGMMGATLVAAVESSGTYYAAARLAGATPPPAHVLTRSIGLQGVGMLLEGIFGAAAGSTASVENAGLLGLTRVGSRRVVQISSGFMIFFSIFGKFGAFFASIPFPIFAAMYCVLFGIVAAVVISFIQFSNNNSMRNLYIIGLSLFLGMSVPQYFNEFTASXGPVKTNAGWFDEILNTVFSSAPTVAMIVATVLDNTLEVVNTDADRGLAWWLPFQSK